In Aedes albopictus strain Foshan chromosome 3, AalbF5, whole genome shotgun sequence, the following are encoded in one genomic region:
- the LOC109406285 gene encoding uncharacterized protein LOC109406285 has product MDPASLSEEEISYELALRHVNNLGALPRRARAVRLRALMQEDEIKGILYDNSSHVMDVGDNISQCQSRVRELIPEVEAALKRGDLPAVRLLRSRLVHYRDRLSIVDPPVAFLDTHAAVALLVQFSLEDVDDALGRTKKSARPVNSDSANRSSTGAVPKGTTQSSTVTEGDFLGFDENGHPVNHSGTSNQASIIHAERQQPHTASPVTDPIAARPQRDSSTLHYNERGAASLEAMRTTRGRGWSAVGQRVVPNNRFEAQKNSSWREPTMSSTIPPPPYEPIRTEAGEADARGDYNQLRTDLLRQLNYRPQEHVPRPLLEERRTLKAIHNWPFRYKGEKDGSSLNTFLQRVEIFAASEGVTEDVLLRNVKHLLLDDALNWYSSVYVSGELVSWDDFKRLIRQEFLPASYAYILRAEAYHRLQGEEEPFSKFYQDVSTLFQYVDPPVTDQEKLFIIKKNMNSTYAPIAASHHSIRLLVKACKELDELRKLQHHQRRISLPYGALIEPALATPNSSLRPSKPQPPLQRFGKVHALETESFHSYGESSSPTAYVAEAEQVAQDEDKMDQRMEALLQQVNALKLRFDRREAVGRQPPNQQFPQMPASNPNNHRQVPEVNNARDPPAAMICWNCDEGGHRFMDCAKPQAVLFCYRCGQKGFSLRSCPTCLQRSGNAQAGSQ; this is encoded by the coding sequence ATGGATCCAGCAAGCCTGTCAGAAGAAGAGATCAGTTACGAACTGGCCTTGCGCCACGTAAACAATCTCGGAGCACTTCCTCGCAGGGCTAGAGCCGTTCGCTTGCGTGCTCTTATGCAGGAAGATGAGATAAAAGGAATACTTTACGACAATTCCTCCCACGTTATGGATGTAGGGGACAATATCAGTCAATGTCAATCTCGCGTGCGCGAATTAATACCCGAAGTGGAAGCAGCATTGAAGCGCGGTGATCTCCCAGCAGTTCGTTTACTACGGTCGCGGTTAGTGCACTATCGGGACAGACTATCCATCGTGGATCCACCGGTAGCTTTCCTCGACACGCACGCAGCCGTGGCGCTTTTAGTGCAGTTTTCCCTGGAAGATGTGGACGATGCGCTAGGAAGAACGAAGAAAAGTGCCAGACCAGTGAACAGTGACAGTGCCAACAGAAGCAGTACCGGTGCAGTTCCAAAAGGGACCACACAATCTTCGACCGTGACTGAAGGAGACTTCCTAGGATTCGACGAGAATGGACATCCAGTCAACCATTCGGGTACATCGAATCAAGCGTCCATCATCCACGCTGAGCGACAACAGCCACACACAGCATCTCCAGTGACCGATCCTATAGCAGCTAGACCTCAACGCGACAGCTCAACACTCCACTACAACGAGAGAGGCGCTGCATCATTGGAAGCCATGCGTACCACGCGAGGAAGAGGTTGGAGCGCGGTTGGTCAGCGAGTCGTCCCGAACAACAGGTTTGAAGCGCAGAAAAACTCCAGCTGGCGAGAACCAACAATGAGCAGCACCATTCCGCCACCGCCATATGAACCGATAAGAACCGAAGCGGGCGAAGCTGATGCGAGAGGTGACTACAACCAACTGCGGACCGATCTACTGCGACAGCTGAACTACAGGCCACAAGAACACGTTCCAAGACCGCTGTTAGAAGAAAGAAGAACGCTGAAGGCCATCCATAACTGGCCGTTCAGATATAAGGGCGAGAAGGATGGGTCGTCGCTGAACACCTTTCTGCAACGTGTGGAAATATTCGCTGCATCGGAAGGAGTAACGGAGGATGTGCTGCTAAGGAACGTCAAACATCTGCTTCTGGACGACGCGCTCAACTGGTACAGCAGTGTTTACGTATCGGGAGAGTTGGTATCCTGGGACGATTTCAAGCGGCTGATCAGGCAAGAATTCTTGCCGGCGAGCTACGCCTACATTCTGCGGGCCGAAGCATACCACCGCTTGCAGGGCGAAGAAGAGCCGTTCTCCAAATTCTACCAGGATGTATCCACTCTCTTCCAATACGTGGATCCTCCGGTGACTGATCAAGAGAAGCTCTTCATCATCAAGAAGAACATGAACTCCACGTATGCTCCGATTGCCGCATCACACCACTCCATACGTCTGCTGGTAAAGGCGTGCAAGGAACTAGACGAACTCCGGAAGCTACAGCATCATCAGCGACGCATCTCGCTACCGTATGGAGCACTGATTGAACCAGCGCTGGCTACTCCGAACTCTTCGCTGCGTCCGTCGAAGCCACAACCACCGCTCCAAAGATTTGGAAAGGTTCACGCTTTGGAAACGGAAAGTTTTCACAGTTATGGAGAAAGCAGTTCGCCAACAGCCTACGTTGCAGAAGCTGAACAGGTAGCGCAGGACGAGGATAAGATGGACCAGCGAATGGAAGCCCTGCTACAGCAGGTGAATGCGTTGAAGCTGAGATTCGACCGTCGAGAAGCAGTAGGAAGACAGCCGCCCAACCAACAGTTCCCGCAAATGCCAGCGAGCAATCCTAACAACCATCGGCAAGTTCCTGAAGTAAACAACGCTCGCGATCCACCGGCGGCGATGATTTGCTGGAACTGTGACGAAGGGGGACACCGGTTCATGGACTGCGCCAAACCCCAGGCAGTACTGTTCTGCTATCGCTGTGGACAAAAGGGATTCTCGTTGCGAAGTTGCCCGACCTGTCTTCAACGCTCGGGAAACGCGCAAGCGGGGAGCCAGTAA
- the LOC109403312 gene encoding heterogeneous nuclear ribonucleoprotein A3 homolog 2: MKIRIEATQAMGSFSGGFNKRGGGGGQQNRGGPGGFSNKGGSHNNRQGGDRNYGNDNFGRNDYDRNRGRSNNFNDRGPNRGRYGNFGDEIRDGGRDGGSRDDWSREHDGRGSDRGDNYNRGGDGDRYGRYAGGPGGGGGGAAGMAGGRREHRDSDRRKEPNQGPPPLSLAERDAGRPKLNLKPRTVATPLNALAETKQAAAIFGSAKPREEKAGAEGSKPEESERKTSVSSSTAGDDKNEPN; this comes from the exons atgaaaatccgtaTAGAAGcgacccaggcgatgggtagtttcag TGGCGGATTCAACAAAAGAGGTGGCGGAGGCGGCCAGCAAAACCGGGGCGGTCCGGGAGGCttcagtaacaaaggtggaagCCACAACAACCGACAGGGCGGTGATAGAAACTACGGTAATGACAACTTTGGCAGAAACGACTACGATAGAAACCGCGGGCGTTCTAATAATTTCAACG ATCGTGGGCCGAACCGAGGCAGATACGGTAACTTTGGAGACGAGATCCGCGATGGCGGCCGGGACGGAGGAAGTCGAGATGACTGGAGCCGAGAGCACGATGGCCGTGGAAGCGACAGGGGAGACAACTACAACCGTGGTGGTGATGGTGATCGCTATGGGCGATACGCAGGAGGTCCAGGGGGAGGTGGAGGAGGAGCTGCAGGTATGGCAGGTGGCCGTAGAGAACACCGCGATAGTGACAGAAGAAAAGAACCAAATCAAGGTCCACCACCGCTCAGTTTGGCGGAACGTGACGCCGGTAGGCCCAAGTTGAACTTGAAACCACGGACCGTGGCTACTCCGTTGAATGCCCTGGCAGAAACTAAACAAGCAGCGGCCATTTTTGGCAGCGCTAAACCCCGCGAGGAAAAGGCCGGGGCCGAAGGCAGCAAGCCGGAGGAATCAGAACGTAAAACGTCTGTTTCCTCGTCAACGGCGGGTGACGACAAGAACGAACCGAACTAA